In Nostoc sp. GT001, a genomic segment contains:
- a CDS encoding AMP-binding protein: MVFNELLTSSLSVKNLVELTRYRAEQQPDRLAYSFLLDGEKEVISLTYGELDLSARAIAVQLQTVSAKHERVLLLYPPGLDFITAFFGCLYAGAIAVPAYPPRQNQSISRLMAIMADAQASVALTTTSLLTTIATQFTHHPELATKQILTTDTIANQQAELWHEPVIDPNAIAFLQYTSGSTGTPKGVMVSHGNLLHNLELIHQFFQTTPNQLDVSWLPPYHDMGLIGGILQPLYVGSSIILMSPVAFLQKPYRWLEAISRYQATISGGPNFAYDLCVQKIQPEQLVGLDLSSWKVAFNGAEPVRAQTLERFVNKFEPYGFRPEAFYPCYGMAEGTLLISGGVKECYPTVCNLESAALEQNQVVLCAEQQQHSIKIVGQGKTGLGQTIAIANPQSFQRCPDGTVGEIWVTGASIAQGYWQKPQETQETFYACLDDTGGGSFLRTGDLGFLHNGELFVTGRLKDLIVIRGRNYYPQDIELTVQESHSALRQGCGAVFAIEVEGEERIVVAQEIERTYLRKLNADEAIAAIRQAVSQVHELSVYAVLLLKTASIPKTSSGKISRTACRNGFQTGSLDMIAADILPQWDGTDSEYKLTAAELLAIAPTQRQQHLESYIQAKLARGLKVDLAKLHPQQPLHQLGLDSLTAIEIKHQIEVDLGVNVPVVKFLEGVTIANLAAQILRQLTGVNSQQQGEKLPFFCIHPVMGVASVYSDLAELLGQEQPFYGLQSAGITGEGKSKDCIEDIAAEYIHGIQQVQPEGPYCLGGWSFGALVAFEMAQQLQQAGQTIVLLALIDTPAFCDNRTQNFFQMAKFLVNSVLRNLGPYLDETVDHFLTAVEERQLTQQIGTKTSKPLHFLVEPGSIAKVVAHQSKLSKLFQPAARRLFQVIQANNSALLKYKPQPYPGKVTLFRTSKQTGKNPQDATLGWGDLAIGGVEIHQIPGNHLNLVLPPHVEVLAEKLKACLDRVQVQKMEVL; encoded by the coding sequence ATGGTATTCAATGAATTGTTAACATCCAGTTTGTCAGTCAAAAATTTAGTAGAGTTGACGCGTTATCGCGCCGAACAACAACCCGATCGCCTCGCCTATAGTTTTTTGCTGGATGGAGAAAAGGAAGTAATTAGTCTCACCTATGGAGAACTAGATTTATCGGCACGAGCGATCGCGGTGCAACTGCAAACTGTCAGTGCCAAGCATGAGCGTGTCCTGCTTCTCTACCCACCTGGTCTTGATTTCATTACTGCCTTCTTTGGCTGCTTATATGCTGGTGCGATCGCCGTTCCTGCTTATCCACCTCGACAAAATCAGTCCATCTCCAGGCTGATGGCAATTATGGCAGATGCCCAGGCTAGTGTTGCCCTGACTACAACCTCTCTGCTCACTACCATCGCTACTCAGTTTACGCATCATCCAGAACTGGCTACAAAACAGATTTTAACTACAGACACCATCGCGAATCAGCAAGCAGAGTTATGGCACGAACCCGTTATCGATCCAAACGCGATCGCATTTCTGCAATACACCTCTGGCTCAACCGGGACACCCAAGGGGGTTATGGTCAGTCATGGCAACTTACTACACAATTTAGAACTGATTCATCAGTTTTTCCAAACCACTCCCAACCAATTAGACGTATCCTGGCTGCCCCCTTATCATGATATGGGCTTAATCGGCGGCATCCTCCAACCCCTCTACGTCGGTTCCTCAATAATTTTGATGTCGCCCGTTGCCTTTTTGCAGAAGCCATACCGTTGGTTAGAAGCAATTTCCCGCTATCAAGCGACAATTAGCGGCGGGCCGAATTTTGCTTATGATTTGTGTGTACAGAAGATTCAGCCAGAACAATTAGTGGGTCTCGATCTGAGCAGTTGGAAAGTTGCTTTCAATGGTGCCGAACCAGTTCGTGCCCAGACCCTAGAGCGATTTGTTAACAAGTTTGAGCCTTACGGCTTTCGCCCGGAAGCTTTTTATCCTTGCTATGGGATGGCTGAAGGCACATTGTTGATTTCCGGGGGGGTAAAAGAGTGCTACCCAACGGTGTGTAATCTAGAAAGTGCTGCTCTCGAACAAAACCAAGTTGTGCTGTGTGCAGAGCAACAGCAGCATAGTATAAAGATTGTTGGGCAAGGTAAAACGGGGTTAGGTCAAACAATTGCGATCGCCAATCCGCAATCTTTCCAGAGATGTCCAGATGGTACAGTTGGAGAAATTTGGGTTACAGGAGCGAGTATTGCTCAAGGATACTGGCAGAAACCCCAAGAGACGCAAGAAACATTCTATGCCTGTTTAGACGATACAGGCGGGGGTTCGTTTCTGCGAACGGGCGACCTGGGATTTCTGCATAATGGTGAATTATTTGTTACCGGGCGACTCAAGGATTTAATTGTGATTCGAGGTCGCAATTACTATCCTCAAGACATTGAACTGACGGTGCAGGAAAGCCATTCGGCTCTCAGACAAGGCTGTGGAGCAGTGTTTGCCATTGAGGTAGAAGGAGAAGAAAGAATCGTCGTGGCTCAAGAAATCGAGCGAACTTACTTAAGAAAGCTCAATGCAGATGAAGCGATCGCGGCAATTCGGCAAGCGGTGTCACAGGTTCATGAGTTATCAGTTTATGCAGTGTTGCTGCTCAAGACTGCCAGCATTCCCAAAACTTCAAGTGGTAAGATTTCCCGTACTGCTTGCCGCAATGGATTTCAAACAGGTAGTTTAGACATGATTGCTGCTGACATCTTGCCCCAATGGGATGGCACAGATAGCGAATATAAACTCACAGCAGCAGAACTGTTAGCGATCGCTCCTACACAAAGACAGCAGCACTTGGAGTCTTACATTCAAGCAAAACTAGCCAGGGGATTGAAAGTTGACTTGGCAAAACTCCATCCCCAACAACCCTTGCATCAGCTAGGCCTCGATTCCTTGACTGCGATCGAGATTAAACATCAAATCGAAGTCGATCTAGGAGTCAATGTTCCTGTAGTCAAGTTTCTCGAAGGTGTAACGATCGCAAATCTCGCTGCTCAAATTCTCAGACAATTGACTGGAGTCAATTCTCAGCAGCAAGGCGAAAAGCTACCCTTTTTCTGCATTCATCCGGTGATGGGTGTTGCTTCCGTTTACTCCGACTTGGCAGAGTTATTGGGTCAAGAACAACCTTTCTACGGGCTACAATCTGCGGGGATTACTGGCGAAGGCAAATCAAAAGATTGTATAGAAGACATTGCTGCTGAGTATATCCACGGTATCCAACAGGTGCAGCCAGAAGGCCCCTATTGTCTAGGAGGTTGGTCTTTTGGGGCGCTGGTGGCATTTGAAATGGCCCAACAGCTACAGCAAGCAGGACAGACCATTGTCTTACTGGCACTGATTGATACTCCTGCCTTTTGCGACAATCGCACTCAGAATTTCTTCCAAATGGCTAAATTTCTGGTGAATTCCGTGCTTCGCAATCTTGGCCCTTATCTGGATGAGACAGTAGACCATTTTCTGACTGCTGTCGAAGAACGACAACTTACCCAACAGATTGGAACTAAGACCTCGAAGCCATTGCATTTTTTGGTTGAGCCAGGGAGTATAGCTAAGGTTGTCGCCCACCAGTCCAAGCTGAGTAAGCTTTTCCAACCAGCTGCGCGACGGCTATTTCAAGTCATACAAGCTAACAACTCAGCCCTCCTCAAATACAAGCCACAGCCTTATCCAGGTAAAGTTACCCTCTTTCGGACGAGCAAACAAACTGGAAAAAATCCCCAAGATGCAACCCTTGGCTGGGGCGATCTAGCGATCGGCGGAGTTGAGATTCATCAAATTCCGGGAAACCATCTGAATTTAGTCCTCCCGCCCCATGTAGAGGTACTTGCCGAAAAGCTAAAAGCTTGTCTCGATCGCGTGCAGGTTCAAAAGATGGAGGTGTTGTAG
- a CDS encoding enoyl-CoA hydratase/isomerase family protein: protein MELIVETIRYKIDSGVAQIALVQPQTGNALNSSLINQLSQALQAAIADSSCRAIVLRAEGTDFCKGLDLEWILQQGGRPQIELFQAFINCLQLICYSHLPVIACVEGNVTGGGLGLVAACDLVIANENAIFMLPEVIIGMIPALIAPFLLRRLTIAQLKYLTLSSRGIDSLEAKAFGLVDEVATEGMATTLNRQLQRLFRSSPEAIAASKQYFEQLYGSDLQRQTNIALNQLVSWLAQPEVLEGIQSFTEGFSPPWFQKYRGKTHV, encoded by the coding sequence ATGGAGTTAATAGTAGAGACCATCCGCTATAAAATCGATTCAGGAGTTGCCCAGATTGCCTTGGTGCAGCCCCAAACAGGTAATGCGCTCAATTCATCTTTAATTAATCAACTTAGTCAAGCGTTACAAGCTGCGATCGCTGATTCATCTTGTCGGGCGATCGTGCTTCGGGCTGAGGGAACTGACTTCTGCAAAGGACTTGACTTGGAATGGATATTACAGCAGGGAGGAAGACCTCAAATAGAACTGTTTCAAGCCTTTATAAATTGTCTGCAACTGATTTGCTATTCTCACTTACCCGTAATCGCCTGTGTTGAAGGTAATGTTACAGGTGGAGGACTAGGTTTAGTTGCGGCTTGCGATCTCGTTATTGCCAACGAGAACGCAATATTTATGTTGCCAGAAGTCATCATTGGCATGATTCCGGCTCTGATTGCACCCTTCTTACTGCGTCGTCTGACCATAGCACAGCTCAAGTATTTAACCCTTAGCAGTCGGGGAATTGACAGCCTAGAAGCCAAGGCATTTGGGTTAGTGGATGAAGTTGCAACTGAAGGCATGGCTACCACCTTGAACCGACAATTACAACGGCTATTTCGTTCTTCTCCAGAAGCGATCGCTGCCAGTAAACAATATTTTGAACAACTTTATGGATCAGATTTGCAACGACAAACCAATATTGCCCTGAATCAACTTGTTTCATGGTTAGCACAACCGGAGGTCTTAGAAGGAATTCAAAGTTTCACCGAGGGATTCTCGCCACCTTGGTTTCAAAAGTACAGGGGAAAAACCCATGTCTAA
- a CDS encoding phosphopantetheine-binding protein: MVVDSKKQLTEHLMAFLAQESRPSMFSGYVEQQGEQRGSTSLREASLSETLTRTPTATPFGYAQDKLSDRGAEGQGRSPQFKILNFATERAQILNSLAERYTLEDSIDWNALYPHGGCFVRLPSYPWQRQRYWQESEASRQDRLGESNTAQASSAVISNGSQIDIIKQWSVAANSQRTDLLSTYIQAQVVQALECEAVQVDVQKPLNSMGIDSLMAVSLRNHIVTNLKIELPIEQFIASPSIAELAQACHEQLILKNLIPTIQIANFVEEIEELTL; this comes from the coding sequence ATGGTGGTTGATTCTAAGAAACAACTCACCGAGCATTTAATGGCTTTTCTCGCACAAGAAAGCCGCCCCTCGATGTTTTCTGGCTATGTAGAGCAACAGGGGGAGCAGAGGGGCAGCACTTCTCTACGAGAGGCTTCTCTTTCAGAGACGCTAACGCGAACGCCAACGGCTACGCCCTTCGGCTACGCTCAGGACAAGCTCAGTGACCGAGGAGCAGAGGGGCAGGGGAGAAGTCCTCAATTCAAAATTCTAAATTTTGCTACTGAACGCGCTCAGATATTGAATTCCTTAGCAGAGCGCTATACCCTAGAAGATTCAATTGATTGGAACGCTCTTTATCCTCATGGTGGTTGTTTTGTGCGTTTGCCATCCTATCCGTGGCAACGACAGCGTTACTGGCAGGAATCAGAAGCCTCACGGCAAGATAGATTAGGAGAATCTAATACTGCCCAAGCCTCTAGTGCGGTTATATCCAACGGTTCTCAGATTGATATTATAAAGCAATGGTCAGTAGCGGCAAATAGCCAACGCACCGATTTATTAAGCACTTACATTCAAGCACAAGTTGTCCAAGCCTTAGAGTGTGAAGCTGTTCAAGTTGATGTCCAAAAGCCACTTAATAGTATGGGCATCGATTCTCTGATGGCTGTGAGTCTCAGAAATCACATTGTCACCAATTTAAAGATTGAACTGCCAATTGAACAGTTTATTGCTAGTCCCAGCATTGCGGAATTAGCTCAAGCTTGCCACGAACAATTAATTTTGAAAAATTTGATACCAACTATTCAGATTGCTAATTTTGTTGAGGAAATAGAGGAGTTAACTCTTTAG
- a CDS encoding hydroxymethylglutaryl-CoA synthase, giving the protein MPIGIEKLNLYSGQFYLDIADLAEARGKNFQQIADSLMCKTRSVYPVYEDAITLAVNAAKQLLSPQDLEDIELLIVGTESAVDCGKSLSTWVHRFCNLSPNCRNFEVKHACYGGTAAFKMAASWVASGARPGKKALVINTDFSSVTLNSDQEFICGGGAVAMLVSTNPQILEIELDKAGYWTKEISDYLRPTFNTEVIKSETSLYSYLDALEGAFSHYEQIAGSVDYDADFKKHIYHAPFPAMTFQAHRTILNRFEAVGKAAAKLSFQSKVAESIHFAQQIGSSYGGSNFICLLSLLNYAKDLNPGDRISLFAYGGGCQAEFYSATIGKAATEIVRSLNIDEHLNQRLRLSVADYEASELTREKYSDRRDFNLENYLDERYEKRYRGQSLLVLSNVENYYRQYKWS; this is encoded by the coding sequence ATGCCTATAGGAATTGAGAAACTTAATCTTTACTCAGGGCAGTTCTATCTAGATATTGCCGATCTTGCCGAAGCGCGTGGTAAAAACTTCCAGCAGATTGCCGATAGTTTAATGTGCAAAACGCGATCGGTTTATCCGGTCTATGAAGATGCTATTACTCTGGCGGTGAACGCAGCCAAACAACTCTTATCACCTCAAGACTTAGAAGACATTGAACTATTAATTGTGGGTACCGAATCTGCGGTTGATTGTGGCAAATCCCTGTCTACCTGGGTACATCGGTTTTGTAATTTGTCTCCTAATTGCCGTAACTTCGAGGTGAAACATGCTTGTTACGGTGGCACTGCGGCATTCAAAATGGCCGCTTCGTGGGTAGCTTCAGGGGCTAGACCTGGAAAAAAGGCATTGGTAATTAATACGGACTTCAGCAGCGTCACGCTCAATAGCGATCAGGAGTTTATCTGCGGAGGTGGTGCAGTGGCGATGCTCGTTAGTACTAATCCACAAATTCTCGAAATTGAACTAGATAAGGCGGGTTACTGGACAAAGGAGATTTCTGACTATCTGCGCCCCACTTTCAACACCGAAGTGATCAAAAGTGAAACGAGTCTTTACTCTTATTTAGATGCTTTGGAGGGAGCATTCAGTCACTACGAGCAAATCGCGGGTTCTGTAGACTATGATGCTGATTTCAAAAAACACATTTATCATGCACCCTTTCCAGCAATGACGTTTCAGGCACATCGCACCATACTCAACCGATTTGAGGCGGTAGGGAAAGCGGCTGCTAAGTTAAGTTTTCAATCAAAAGTTGCAGAGAGTATACATTTTGCTCAACAAATTGGTAGTTCCTATGGAGGTTCCAATTTTATTTGTTTGTTAAGTCTTTTGAATTATGCCAAGGATCTTAATCCGGGCGATCGCATTTCTTTGTTTGCTTATGGTGGTGGCTGCCAAGCAGAATTCTACAGCGCCACTATTGGAAAGGCTGCAACTGAAATTGTCCGATCGCTCAATATTGACGAACATCTCAATCAGCGACTTCGTTTATCTGTTGCAGATTATGAAGCTAGTGAATTGACGCGTGAAAAATATAGCGATCGCCGGGACTTTAATTTAGAAAACTATTTAGATGAACGCTATGAAAAACGCTATCGAGGCCAAAGTTTACTTGTGTTAAGCAATGTTGAAAATTACTATAGGCAATATAAATGGAGTTAA
- a CDS encoding phosphopantetheine-binding protein, with translation MDREQVLNVVIKHIKLNVDGVENVEIDPHKTIGEYGASSLDGVEIVSACMRELKIKIPRTEVSSFKTINDLVELFAKFKDEASQEVKVTQ, from the coding sequence ATGGATCGAGAGCAAGTATTAAATGTCGTAATTAAACATATCAAGCTCAACGTAGATGGAGTAGAAAATGTTGAAATAGATCCGCATAAAACCATCGGAGAATATGGAGCCAGCAGTCTTGACGGCGTAGAAATTGTTTCTGCTTGTATGCGAGAACTCAAAATAAAAATTCCCAGAACAGAAGTTTCTAGCTTTAAGACAATCAATGACTTGGTGGAATTGTTTGCCAAGTTTAAAGATGAAGCTTCTCAAGAAGTTAAAGTTACGCAATAA
- a CDS encoding polyketide synthase, with protein MSKILLTNLEDGILQLQIDDPENENRLSEELCDELMTALTHLATEPSLKVLILSGRSDVFCAGASLDTIKQVVSGNADVKDLSLPNQLLSFPVPIIAALQGHAVGGGLALALYCDMAIASENSRYGVNFTDLGFTPGMGILSVLPAMVGHHFASEMLLTAKLYKGKELKGRGLFNYIVQSEEVMTLALDMARRIAEKPRHVLEMVKDTLSLPRRQALQAALSREHLMHKICFGVPGTLAHIEAAYLA; from the coding sequence ATGTCTAAAATTCTGCTCACCAATTTAGAAGACGGCATCTTGCAACTGCAAATCGATGACCCTGAAAACGAAAATCGTTTGAGCGAAGAACTATGTGATGAATTAATGACAGCCCTGACTCATCTAGCGACAGAACCGAGCCTGAAAGTCTTGATTTTGAGTGGGCGATCGGATGTCTTTTGTGCGGGAGCAAGCTTGGACACCATCAAACAAGTTGTGAGTGGCAATGCAGATGTCAAAGATTTATCACTGCCCAACCAACTACTTAGCTTTCCCGTACCAATTATTGCAGCTTTGCAGGGTCATGCTGTGGGAGGTGGACTAGCGTTAGCACTCTACTGCGATATGGCGATCGCATCCGAAAACAGTCGGTACGGAGTTAATTTTACAGATTTGGGATTTACTCCCGGAATGGGTATCTTATCTGTCTTACCTGCAATGGTTGGGCATCACTTCGCTAGCGAGATGCTCCTCACCGCCAAGCTCTACAAAGGCAAAGAACTCAAGGGACGAGGTTTATTTAACTACATAGTTCAGTCTGAGGAAGTTATGACTTTAGCCTTGGATATGGCACGGAGAATTGCCGAAAAACCCAGACATGTTTTGGAGATGGTAAAAGACACCCTGTCATTACCCCGGCGTCAAGCGCTCCAAGCAGCATTGTCCCGCGAACACCTAATGCACAAAATCTGTTTTGGGGTTCCAGGGACATTAGCACACATCGAAGCGGCCTATTTAGCCTAA
- a CDS encoding lipase family protein, giving the protein MSIPLKLRSGFSFDEAILMAKFSKRSYEIFQVGGGSVEDAEVQDIYNSLYKNEGWKLVHSLQNNENNIRGFIFKREGSNQLAVIFRGTIVTDRGQIELTDILTDLNWSLINYGSLPDTRVKVARGFFEGFEAVKDELAAFFQVLLGQINAQDFEIFQTLNPAKQIAIAHAIAAAGGIRFGLAFERRLKKLISEVFSYDAIGNLNRAWSFARDELLNFEDISREMSELSNSRRVGTSLSSRPKIPKNASRIEVFVGGHSLGGGLAQLGALFLKRRFSSLGESALRVKVYTFGSVKVGNHHFANYYNEQLGEGFSYRIENQLDLFTLVPFSLPFPLSMVAGNGLRLGELYLGNYEHVGEVHHVIGLGNHGVSLNFGGAAEFMGGIPFPHSFDTYIQLLQEDKKRWHQLWQPIRGILSIFLQEMLQEQEAEIVMTTEEQMRGVQEQTSEEIRSLKQSLDELKSEIQRSGLNLKNE; this is encoded by the coding sequence ATGAGTATACCTTTAAAGCTTCGCAGTGGTTTTAGCTTTGATGAAGCGATTTTAATGGCTAAGTTCTCCAAACGAAGTTATGAAATATTTCAAGTCGGAGGAGGCTCTGTTGAGGATGCCGAAGTCCAAGATATCTATAACTCTCTGTATAAGAATGAGGGCTGGAAATTAGTTCATAGCTTGCAGAATAATGAAAATAATATCCGAGGTTTCATTTTTAAACGGGAAGGAAGTAATCAATTGGCGGTGATTTTTCGAGGCACTATTGTTACCGATCGCGGTCAAATTGAATTAACGGATATTTTGACCGATCTCAATTGGTCATTAATTAACTATGGTTCTCTACCAGATACGCGAGTCAAAGTCGCACGGGGATTTTTTGAAGGATTTGAAGCCGTCAAAGATGAACTAGCTGCCTTTTTTCAGGTTCTCTTAGGTCAAATTAATGCTCAAGATTTTGAGATATTTCAAACCTTAAATCCTGCCAAACAAATTGCTATTGCCCATGCCATTGCGGCAGCTGGAGGAATCCGATTCGGATTAGCCTTTGAGCGCCGATTAAAAAAACTAATTTCGGAAGTCTTCTCTTATGATGCGATCGGCAACCTGAATCGAGCCTGGAGTTTTGCCCGCGATGAACTCTTGAACTTTGAAGACATCTCTAGAGAAATGAGTGAGTTATCGAATAGTCGCAGGGTTGGTACTAGCTTGAGTTCTAGACCTAAGATACCTAAAAACGCCAGTCGGATTGAAGTTTTTGTAGGGGGACATAGTTTGGGTGGTGGTTTAGCTCAACTCGGCGCTCTGTTCTTAAAACGCCGTTTTAGTTCTTTAGGAGAGTCAGCTTTACGAGTCAAAGTATACACCTTTGGATCTGTGAAGGTTGGCAATCACCATTTTGCCAATTACTACAACGAACAGTTAGGAGAAGGATTTAGTTACCGCATCGAAAATCAACTGGATCTGTTTACCCTAGTACCCTTTAGCCTTCCTTTCCCTTTAAGTATGGTTGCTGGCAATGGCTTGAGATTGGGCGAACTTTACTTAGGCAATTACGAACATGTGGGAGAAGTTCATCACGTAATTGGACTGGGAAATCACGGTGTCTCTCTGAATTTTGGGGGAGCGGCAGAATTTATGGGAGGTATTCCTTTCCCTCACAGCTTCGATACCTACATTCAACTGCTGCAAGAAGACAAAAAACGGTGGCATCAGTTGTGGCAACCCATTAGAGGAATTCTCAGCATCTTTTTACAAGAAATGCTCCAGGAACAGGAAGCTGAGATTGTGATGACTACCGAAGAACAAATGCGGGGGGTTCAAGAACAGACATCTGAAGAAATTCGTAGTCTCAAACAATCTCTAGACGAACTTAAAAGCGAAATTCAGCGATCGGGGCTGAACTTGAAGAACGAATAA
- a CDS encoding radical SAM protein: MVTQVVESDVQDSLIEYLEDPFLNYLFKQIKKAEQIRGISVDLTHACNLRCQGCYFFLDELDQFKAPKNEAEFDTFIDHEKSRGTNFITVVGGEPSLMLERLQKLYQNFRLMVVTNALIKIPYEGFETMPIAISLWGDRETDKTLRGGGKLDVFSKALKNYKDDPRAIWHYTTTPGNAHEIASVVEQCVANGNRVLFNFYSDRIDLGGVYDHNLGFEHVRGEIDKAIARYPDKILMTSYMSKVFTTRQLYDETWGYEVCTSLTVDHEINHNRIKNGKRYNPHYRAYNPDLKSTRRCCTGDNQDCSTCYQTWAQVGWIMINLERHLGSKQEFTNWLTTTYLFYLMCRMVDFESGVQLLPEIHQRVNC, from the coding sequence ATGGTTACTCAAGTTGTCGAGTCCGATGTCCAAGATTCATTAATAGAATACTTAGAAGATCCATTTTTAAATTACCTTTTTAAACAAATCAAAAAAGCTGAACAAATTAGAGGAATATCAGTTGATTTAACCCATGCGTGCAATCTTCGATGTCAGGGATGCTATTTCTTTTTAGATGAATTGGATCAATTCAAAGCACCCAAAAATGAAGCCGAATTTGATACATTTATTGACCACGAAAAGAGCAGAGGAACAAATTTTATTACAGTGGTTGGAGGAGAACCCAGCCTGATGCTAGAGCGATTGCAGAAGCTTTACCAGAATTTTCGATTAATGGTTGTTACCAACGCTCTGATCAAAATTCCTTATGAGGGGTTTGAAACAATGCCGATCGCTATTTCTCTTTGGGGCGATCGCGAAACTGACAAAACACTCCGAGGGGGTGGTAAACTCGATGTTTTTAGCAAAGCTTTAAAAAATTACAAAGACGATCCGCGTGCTATTTGGCATTACACTACCACACCGGGTAACGCCCATGAAATCGCTAGCGTTGTCGAGCAGTGCGTAGCCAACGGTAATCGCGTCTTGTTTAACTTTTACAGCGATCGCATTGACTTAGGAGGAGTTTACGATCACAATCTGGGGTTTGAACATGTACGAGGTGAAATTGACAAAGCGATCGCTCGCTACCCTGACAAAATTTTAATGACTTCGTACATGAGCAAAGTGTTTACCACTCGGCAACTTTACGATGAAACCTGGGGTTATGAAGTTTGCACCAGCCTCACTGTAGATCATGAAATTAATCACAACCGGATTAAAAATGGTAAACGTTATAACCCCCATTATCGCGCTTACAATCCCGATCTGAAATCAACTCGGCGTTGTTGCACAGGTGATAATCAAGATTGCTCAACCTGTTACCAAACTTGGGCGCAGGTTGGTTGGATCATGATCAATTTGGAACGACACCTCGGTTCCAAACAAGAATTTACTAACTGGCTGACTACGACATACCTGTTTTACTTGATGTGCCGCATGGTTGACTTTGAATCCGGTGTGCAACTTTTGCCGGAAATTCATCAACGAGTAAATTGTTAA
- a CDS encoding acyltransferase domain-containing protein — MRPLTASTQTVIAGDRQAVAAAIARLESDFIMTRELNVAHAFHSPLVDPIQNAFEQTLKQMQFHPPCLPFISHLSGEFEAGVLDANYWRSQLRSLGAF; from the coding sequence TTGCGGCCTTTAACGGCCTCTACTCAAACTGTGATTGCGGGCGATAGACAAGCGGTTGCAGCAGCAATTGCCCGTCTGGAATCCGATTTCATTATGACTCGCGAGTTGAATGTTGCCCACGCCTTTCACTCACCCTTAGTAGACCCCATTCAAAATGCCTTTGAGCAAACTTTGAAGCAAATGCAGTTTCATCCACCTTGTCTACCGTTTATCTCTCATCTTTCGGGAGAATTTGAGGCAGGGGTACTAGATGCTAACTACTGGCGCTCCCAACTGCGATCGCTCGGTGCGTTTTGA